The Candidatus Neomarinimicrobiota bacterium sequence ACTTCTTTTTTTCCGCCATCTGTTTCTTGAGTACCCACTTGTGTGAATCCGTATTTTTCGTGGAATAAAATTGATCCTTGATTCATTGGACGGATATTGACTTCACAGGTGATTCGCGGCGCTTTGCTTTTTGAAAAATTAGACAGGTCATCATAAAGCGCTCGACCTAATCCTTGGCTGTGAAATTCAGGTGCAATGACTATTCTGTCCACATATATGAATGAATTATATTTATTCTCAAACCATTTATAATTTATGCTATGATAATCCTTTCCGGTGGTGAGTGCTATGAGAAATCCAGCAATTCCACCTTCGACTGAAATGATTTTAAAGTAATCAGCAATATTCAAGAAATGCGCCATTTCATCAATTGCAACACTACTGACTGCTGGTAGGGCAGCTTGATTTAGTGCCAGTATTTTTGATAGATCATCTGAAGTGGTGGGTAAAATAGAAAAATTCATAGGTAAAATTAAGTCAAAGTATATCATCTTTCTTTATTGATTAGGATAGAAAGTGAAGCTAATTTCCCAAGCTTTTATTGAGCCGAAAATATATGTTTAATCAGCTGGCAGACCGGTTCGACACGATTTTCCGAAATCTTAGAGGTTTGGGGAAAATCACCGATTCTAACATTCAGCAGACGTCACGAGAAATTCGCCGCATCCTTTTGGAGGCAGATG is a genomic window containing:
- a CDS encoding GNAT family N-acetyltransferase → MIYFDLILPMNFSILPTTSDDLSKILALNQAALPAVSSVAIDEMAHFLNIADYFKIISVEGGIAGFLIALTTGKDYHSINYKWFENKYNSFIYVDRIVIAPEFHSQGLGRALYDDLSNFSKSKAPRITCEVNIRPMNQGSILFHEKYGFTQVGTQETDGGKKEV